The Bombus huntii isolate Logan2020A chromosome 6, iyBomHunt1.1, whole genome shotgun sequence genome window below encodes:
- the LOC126867137 gene encoding protein sister of odd and bowel-like, which produces MDLTEAFAPGGGGEDLPKTDFFDFVVSPPPHCASTDGVSDEESFLHRTTCRSIGYLQQGHEEHETNRELHSSPFIKETNNNTLTALPPVSTITGSLSHHHHHHHVRTHHSACNVQQSNEQTPMDQSDCDYWGTDESKEQTCNILLEDLNKYCWSAHANAQSHGNDNVSVHQGSNEHHQGVGRGCSANDRQNTDGAIYTLTVLNNEANSMDALDCCKSPAPTSSDSWSLRPNLDLDAILSMEPASTEQEHDQTSSVTEVSRTVNDRFHPDRFSVASSQYATDDSGFVESKELCGRGSSSGGNCTGGDNNNDWKLSDQNLQEAAAAAAAAVAVGAGDSAESLLRSALQGKLYTGPTQVVSSSSPSTQGSTISMPVTSNAGLQIVSDQQPQQQQQQTQQQQPQQQQQDESMHTCTDEDLLLSQLDQTTYRPGDYEKLKSIANEVVESYCSLEPVCNVSATTTVMYTLDPTSGSLGTITLPADLGQVSTVTVVTAAQQDVLQQQATPRTEVEQQQSTNQLQITPSRVVTTKAPKKYCRRTNRNSSNSNAASNGSSGSETGGSTSGTQQGASGGSPGSVQRKERSLHYCSICSKGFKDKYSVNVHIRTHTGEKPFACSLCGKSFRQKAHLAKHYQTHVTQKPSVQQQATGSSTSNSGNSGNPSPSGETSSSTTSSVTNRSQPHQVSVDPAGTACNPPS; this is translated from the coding sequence ATGGATCTAACGGAGGCATTCGCCCCAGGAGGGGGTGGGGAAGATCTGCCAAAGACCGATTTCTTCGACTTCGTCGTCTCTCCGCCACCGCATTGTGCCTCCACGGACGGCGTGTCCGACGAAGAAAGCTTCCTGCATCGTACCACCTGCAGAAGCATCGGCTACCTCCAGCAAGGTCACGAGGAACACGAAACTAATCGCGAATTACACAGCTCGCCGTTCATCAAAGAAACCAATAACAACACTCTGACAGCACTACCCCCAGTCTCGACGATTACTGGCTCCCTCAGCCACCATCACCACCATCACCACGTGAGGACGCACCATAGCGCCTGCAACGTTCAACAGAGCAACGAGCAAACACCGATGGATCAGTCGGATTGCGATTATTGGGGCACGGACGAGAGCAAAGAGCAGACCTGTAATATACTCTTGGAAGACCTGAACAAGTACTGCTGGTCGGCCCACGCTAATGCTCAGAGCCACGGGAATGATAACGTGAGCGTTCATCAAGGTTCTAACGAGCATCATCAAGGAGTAGGTCGAGGATGCTCAGCCAACGACAGACAAAATACGGACGGCGCGATTTACACGTTGACCGTGTTGAACAACGAAGCCAACTCTATGGATGCATTAGATTGTTGCAAGAGTCCAGCGCCCACGTCCAGTGATTCTTGGTCTCTGCGACCGAATCTAGACCTGGACGCTATACTGAGCATGGAACCTGCGTCTACCGAGCAGGAACACGATCAGACCAGTAGCGTGACCGAAGTGTCGCGGACAGTCAACGACAGGTTTCATCCAGATCGTTTCTCTGTTGCATCCTCCCAATATGCTACAGACGACAGCGGATTTGTCGAAAGTAAGGAATTATGCGGCCGAGGATCATCCAGTGGTGGCAATTGCACAGGAGGCGATAATAATAACGATTGGAAGCTTTCTGATCAGAATCTGCAGGAAGCTGCGGCCGCAGCTGCAGCTGCTGTCGCGGTTGGAGCAGGTGACTCGGCGGAGAGTCTTCTAAGAAGCGCTCTTCAAGGAAAATTGTACACAGGTCCGACTCAAGTAGTTTCGTCTTCCTCGCCGTCTACTCAAGGATCCACTATATCCATGCCTGTGACGAGCAACGCTGGGTTGCAGATAGTGTCCGACCAACAACcgcagcaacagcaacaacagaCTCAACAACAGCAGCcgcagcaacaacagcaggATGAATCTATGCACACTTGTACCGATGAAGATCTGTTGCTGTCCCAGTTAGACCAAACGACCTATCGTCCCGGTGATTACGAGAAGCTGAAGAGCATAGCCAACGAAGTGGTAGAGTCGTACTGCAGTTTGGAGCCCGTTTGCAACGTGTCTGCGACGACAACGGTTATGTACACGCTAGATCCAACCAGTGGGAGTCTGGGAACGATAACTCTTCCCGCGGATCTGGGCCAAGTTAGCACGGTTACAGTAGTAACAGCGGCTCAGCAGGATGTTCTACAGCAACAAGCTACTCCTCGAACCGAGGTGGAGCAACAACAGTCCACCAACCAGCTTCAGATAACTCCGTCCAGAGTGGTCACGACTAAAGCTCCCAAGAAGTACTGTCGACGTACCAACAGAAACAGCAGCAACTCGAACGCAGCCAGCAACGGCAGCAGTGGTTCAGAGACCGGTGGAAGCACCAGTGGCACGCAGCAAGGCGCTTCCGGCGGTTCTCCAGGCAGCGTCCAACGCAAGGAACGTTCGCTGCACTATTGCAGTATCTGTAGCAAAGGCTTCAAGGACAAATACAGCGTCAACGTTCACATCAGAACTCATACCGGCGAGAAGCCTTTCGCCTGTTCCTTATGTGGCAAGAGTTTCCGACAGAAGGCGCACTTGGCAAAGCACTATCAGACCCACGTGACGCAGAAGCCCAGTGTCCAGCAGCAAGCGACCGGCAGTAGCACCAGCAACAGCGGAAACAGTGGGAATCCCAGTCCATCCGGCGAAACGAGTAGCTCGACGACGAGCAGCGTGACAAATAGGAGTCAACCGCACCAAGTGTCTGTCGATCCAGCGGGGACCGCCTGTAATCCACCCAGTTAG